Proteins from one Nerophis lumbriciformis linkage group LG16, RoL_Nlum_v2.1, whole genome shotgun sequence genomic window:
- the mcm7 gene encoding DNA replication licensing factor MCM7 isoform X2, with amino-acid sequence MMEQRARDPADTRDARNQYPPELMRRFELYFKPPGTAKPKVVRDVRADCIGQLVNVRGIVTRATEVKPMMAVATYTCDQCGAETYQPIQSSSFMPLVMCPSQECVTNKSGGRLYLQTRGSKFVKFQELRIQEHSDQVPVGNIPRSMSVYARGENTRLAQPGDHVAITGVFLPLLRTGFRQATQGLLSETYMEAHCITLMNKTEDDELGNDELTDEELRSITEEGFYEKLSGSIAPEIYGHEDVKKALLMLLVGGVDQAPKGMKIRGNINVCLMGDPGVAKSQLLSYIDRLAPRSQYTTGRGSSGVGLTAAVMRDPLTGEMTLEGGALVLADQGVCCIDEFDKMADADRTAIHEVMEQQTISIAKAGIMTSLNARCSILAAANPAYGRYNPKKSIEQNIQLPAALLSRFDLLWLIQDKPDAEADLRLAQHITYVHRHSRQPPTHFTPIDMKLMRRYIAVCKKKQPVVPESLADYITAAYVEMRKEARVSKDTTFTSARTLLSILRLATALTRLRLMDVVEKEDVNEAMRLMEMSKDSLQADKSSGARAQRPADVIFSLVRELSTEGRGGVVRMSEAEQRCVQRGFTPAQFQEALEEYEELNVWQTNQARTRITFV; translated from the exons CGAGCTCTACTTCAAGCCCCCCGGCACGGCTAAACCCAAGGTGGTGCGCGACGTCCGGGCTGACTGCATCGGGCAGCTGGTCAACGTCCGAGGCATCGTGACCCGTGCCACCGAGGTCAAGCCCATGATGGCGGTGGCCACGTACACCTGTGACCAATGCGGTGCTGAGACGTACCAACCT ATCCAGTCGTCATCCTTCATGCCCCTCGTCATGTGTCCCAGCCAGGAGTGTGTCACCAACAAATCTGGCGGTCGCCTTTACCTGCAGACCAGAGGGTCCAAGTTTGTCAAATTCCAGGAGCTCCGCATTCAAGAGCAT AGCGACCAGGTGCCCGTTGGCAACATCCCCAGAAGTATGTCCGTGTACGCGCGCGGAGAAAACACGCGTCTGGCCCAGCCCGGTGACCACGTGGCCATCACGGGAGTCTTCCTGCCTCTCCTGCGCACGGGCTTCAGACAGGCCACTCAG GGTCTTCTCTCTGAGACCTACATGGAAGCTCACTGCATCACGCTCATGAACAAGACCGAAGACGACGAGCTGGGGAACGACGAACTGACGGACGAAGAGCTGCGCAGCATCACCG AGGAAGGATTCTACGAAAAACTGTCTGGCTCCATCGCGCCCGAGATTTACGGCCACGAGGATGTGAAGAAGGCGCTGCTCATGCTGCTGGTTGGAGGCGTGGACCAAGCACCGAAGGGCATGAAGATCCGAG GTAACATCAACGTCTGCCTGATGGGAGACCCCGGAGTGGCTAAATCCCAGCTTCTGTCCTACATCGACCGCCTGGCTCCTCGCA GCCAGTACACGACAGGCCGAGGCTCCTCGGGCGTGGGTCTGACGGCAGCCGTGATGCGGGACCCCCTGACCGGGGAGATGACCCTGGAAGGTGGTGCCCTGGTGCTGGCCGATCAGGGCGTGTGCTGCATCGATGAGTTTGACAAGATGGCCGATGCCGACCGCACGGCCATCCACGAGGTGATGGAGCAGCAGACAATCTCCATCGCCAAG GCCGGCATCATGACATCGCTCAACGCCCGCTGTTCCATCCTGGCCGCCGCCAACCCGGCGTACGGCCGCTACAACCCAAAGAAGAGCATCGAGCAGAACATCCAGCTGCCGGCCGCGCTGCTCTCGCGTTTCGACCTGCTCTGGCTCATCCAGGACAAGCCGGACGCCGAAGCCGACCTGCGTCTGGCCCAGCACATCACCTACGTGCACCGGCACTCCCGGCAGCCACCTACGCACTTCACCCCCATCGACATGAAGCTCATGAG GCGTTACATCGCGGTGTGTAAGAAGAAGCAGCCCGTGGTGCCCGAGTCTCTGGCTGACTACATCACCGCCGCCTACGTGGAGATGAGGAAGGAGGCGCGGGTCAGCAAGGACACCACCTTTACGTCGGCCCGTACCCTCCTCTCCATCCTCCGCCTCGCCACCGCGTTG ACCCGCCTCCGCCTGATGGACGTCGTGGAGAAGGAGGACGTTAACGAGGCCATGAGGCTGATGGAGATGTCCAAGGATTCGCTGCAGGCCGACAAGTCCAGCGGCGCAAG GGCTCAGCGACCGGCCGACGTCATCTTCTCGCTGGTGCGCGAGCTCTCCACAGAGGGCCGCGGCGGCGTGGTCCGCATGTCCGAGGCGGAGCAGCGCTGCGTCCAGCGAGGCTTCACACCCGCCCAGTTCCAGGAAGCCTTGGAGGAGTACGAGGAGCTCAACGTGTGGCAGACTAACCAGGCTCGCACTCGCATCACCTTTGTCTGA